In Bradyrhizobium lablabi, one DNA window encodes the following:
- a CDS encoding amidohydrolase family protein, which translates to MTSPIAGGVDCDLHPALPHLTSLLPHLNDYWRDQVTTRGMVDLVSQSYPTNSPISARPDWRPAQGKPGSSLHDMKAQALDPFGVSHAICNPLYGVQMVFSEDMADAFCRALNDWLVKEWLDKDARLRGSIVIPVQSVEKSVAEIERCGRDHRFVQVLMLVMGDIPLGKRAYWPIYAAAERLGLPIGIHAGSNYHNPPTSVGWGSYHIEDYVAQAQAFQTQLTSLIVEGVFARHPRLKMVMLESGFTWLPSYLWRLHKFWRGIRMETPWVDRAPLEIVRSNIRFSLQPVDAPPDPDTLNRLFDHMQSDELLLFSTDYPHWQFEGDEVLPEGISSDLVRKIMIDNPHATYPRLKQQVAKETTP; encoded by the coding sequence ATGACGTCTCCGATCGCGGGCGGCGTGGATTGCGATCTGCATCCGGCCCTGCCTCATTTGACGAGCCTGTTGCCCCATCTCAACGATTACTGGCGCGACCAGGTCACGACCCGGGGCATGGTCGATCTGGTCTCGCAATCCTATCCGACCAATTCGCCGATCTCGGCGCGGCCGGACTGGCGCCCGGCGCAGGGCAAGCCCGGCTCCAGTCTCCACGACATGAAGGCGCAGGCGCTCGACCCGTTCGGCGTCAGCCACGCCATCTGCAATCCGCTGTACGGCGTGCAGATGGTGTTTTCCGAGGATATGGCCGACGCGTTCTGCCGCGCGCTGAACGACTGGCTGGTAAAGGAATGGCTCGACAAGGACGCGCGCTTGCGCGGCTCGATCGTCATTCCCGTGCAGAGCGTGGAAAAATCGGTCGCGGAGATCGAGCGCTGCGGCCGGGATCATCGCTTCGTCCAGGTGTTGATGCTGGTGATGGGTGATATCCCCCTCGGCAAACGCGCGTACTGGCCGATTTACGCCGCAGCCGAGCGGCTGGGGTTACCGATCGGCATCCACGCGGGCAGCAATTATCACAATCCGCCGACGTCAGTGGGATGGGGCTCCTATCACATCGAGGATTATGTCGCGCAGGCGCAGGCGTTTCAGACGCAGTTGACCAGCCTGATCGTGGAGGGCGTGTTCGCGCGGCATCCTCGCCTCAAAATGGTGATGCTGGAAAGCGGCTTCACCTGGCTGCCGTCCTATCTCTGGCGGCTGCATAAATTCTGGCGCGGCATCCGCATGGAAACCCCGTGGGTCGATCGTGCGCCGCTGGAAATTGTGCGCAGCAATATCCGCTTCTCGCTGCAGCCGGTCGATGCGCCGCCGGATCCCGACACATTAAATCGGCTGTTTGACCATATGCAGTCGGACGAATTGCTCTTATTCTCGACCGATTATCCGCACTGGCAGTTCGAAGGCGACGAGGTGCTGCCGGAGGGAATTTCGTCCGATCTCGTGCGCAAGATCATGATCGATAATCCGCACGCGACCTATCCGCGCCTGAAGCAGCAGGTGGCCAAGGAGACGACGCCATGA
- a CDS encoding MBL fold metallo-hydrolase yields MLRIAMAAAAATLWLAGAARAQQPPPAAAPPPPDFSKVEIKTTNLGDNVYMLEGQGGNITVAVAKDGIIMVDSEFAPLHDKIRAAISAVSNQPVKYLIDTHFHGDHTGGNEAFAKDGAEVIAEVNVKKRLAAGTTNGLTGVKTPPAPVGALPTKSYTGAFKIRLNGRVADLTHIANAHTDGDTYVWFKTANVLSTGDTFTNGRYPNIDFANGGNIKGMIVATEAYLKLTNAKSRIVPGHGPIADKAALIEYRAMLVTARDRMAALVKQGKSEDEVVAAKPFADLDAKWAPTELASKNFIRVVYHSLADKPARRTFMKRLLQRI; encoded by the coding sequence ATGCTTCGGATTGCAATGGCAGCGGCGGCAGCCACCCTGTGGCTTGCGGGCGCCGCCCGCGCGCAGCAACCGCCGCCGGCCGCGGCCCCGCCGCCACCGGATTTTTCCAAGGTCGAGATCAAGACCACCAATCTCGGCGACAACGTCTATATGCTGGAAGGCCAGGGCGGAAACATCACCGTCGCGGTGGCAAAAGACGGCATCATCATGGTCGACAGCGAGTTCGCGCCGCTGCATGACAAGATCAGGGCCGCGATATCGGCGGTCTCGAACCAGCCGGTCAAATACCTCATCGACACCCATTTCCATGGCGACCACACCGGCGGCAACGAAGCCTTTGCCAAGGACGGCGCCGAGGTCATCGCCGAGGTGAATGTCAAGAAGCGCCTTGCCGCCGGGACCACCAATGGGCTGACCGGCGTCAAGACGCCGCCGGCGCCTGTGGGCGCGCTGCCGACGAAAAGCTACACCGGCGCCTTCAAGATCAGGCTCAATGGCCGCGTCGCCGATCTCACCCACATCGCCAACGCCCATACCGACGGCGACACCTATGTCTGGTTCAAGACCGCCAACGTGCTGTCGACCGGCGATACCTTCACCAATGGCCGCTATCCCAACATCGACTTCGCCAATGGCGGCAACATCAAGGGCATGATCGTGGCGACCGAGGCCTATCTCAAATTGACCAACGCCAAATCGAGAATCGTGCCGGGCCACGGCCCGATCGCCGACAAAGCGGCGTTGATCGAGTACCGCGCCATGCTGGTCACCGCGCGCGACCGGATGGCGGCGCTGGTCAAGCAGGGCAAGAGCGAGGACGAGGTGGTGGCCGCAAAACCGTTCGCCGACCTCGACGCCAAATGGGCACCGACCGAGCTTGCGAGCAAAAACTTCATCCGTGTGGTCTATCACTCGCTCGCCGACAAGCCCGCCCGGCGGACATTCATGAAGAGACTCCTCCAAAGGATTTGA
- a CDS encoding CinA family protein has protein sequence MQELVGIAEKIAAKLKERHETIAVAESSTGGLISASLLAVPGASAYFLGGAVVYTRDARRLLMDIPDDAMKGLRSSSEPYAKLLANQVRQRFSTDWGLSETGATGPTGNRYGDAAGHSCMAIAGPEAEVMTLETGSSDRLANMHAFAGTALNLLLRNLSR, from the coding sequence ATGCAAGAGCTCGTAGGGATCGCCGAGAAGATCGCCGCCAAACTGAAAGAGCGGCACGAGACCATCGCGGTCGCGGAATCCTCGACCGGTGGCCTGATTTCCGCAAGCCTGCTCGCGGTGCCCGGCGCGTCCGCTTATTTCCTCGGCGGCGCCGTGGTTTATACCCGCGATGCGCGACGGCTTTTGATGGACATCCCCGATGACGCAATGAAGGGTCTGCGATCGTCTTCGGAGCCTTATGCGAAATTGCTCGCTAACCAAGTCCGCCAGCGCTTTTCGACCGATTGGGGCCTGTCGGAGACCGGCGCCACCGGGCCAACCGGCAACCGCTATGGCGACGCGGCGGGACATAGCTGCATGGCGATCGCGGGCCCAGAGGCGGAAGTCATGACGCTCGAGACCGGCAGCAGCGACCGGCTTGCGAATATGCACGCGTTCGCGGGGACGGCGTTGAATTTGCTCTTGCGGAATTTGTCGCGGTGA
- a CDS encoding ferritin-like domain-containing protein, giving the protein MQQQANAFAKSASRRSILRAGLVGPGLIGAGLLTNALPSRSFARDTELTEGDIAILRFLCALEIIETDLWQQYNELGGIPDAEVPGGSGSSLYQGALNNIDNDMSQYIHDNTDDEFSHFTFLNAYLESKNAAPVNLDKFRTLPSSRATGAQQIGRLTNLMLLTIDTSWWTRYRSSTLNPDFGDTFAQAVPGLSNGQFPAIPRSDADLQPTNHIQAIANTAAFHFGTIEQGGSSLYPSLAQRVSNVEVLRILLSIGPTETMHFQVWHDKAGNAKPITDPTNGLTFPNLGVAGISEDLQANLIMPEPTIFLNRRFPPCSIIRPTETKGAAMGAVRALSADGLFIGQSPGFFTLLHQLANEADEARREV; this is encoded by the coding sequence ATGCAGCAGCAAGCAAATGCATTCGCAAAGTCCGCCAGCCGACGTTCCATTCTGCGAGCTGGACTGGTGGGACCGGGACTCATCGGCGCCGGTCTGTTGACCAACGCGTTGCCTTCAAGAAGCTTTGCCCGCGATACGGAACTTACAGAGGGAGATATCGCTATCCTCCGCTTCCTCTGCGCGCTTGAAATCATCGAAACCGATCTGTGGCAGCAATACAACGAGCTCGGCGGAATCCCGGACGCCGAGGTTCCCGGCGGCTCTGGGAGTTCTCTTTACCAGGGGGCCCTTAATAATATCGACAATGACATGTCACAATACATTCACGACAATACGGACGATGAGTTCAGCCACTTCACGTTCCTCAATGCCTATCTGGAGTCAAAGAACGCCGCTCCGGTCAATCTCGACAAGTTCCGCACCTTGCCGAGCAGCCGGGCGACCGGGGCCCAGCAGATCGGGCGCCTGACCAACCTGATGCTGCTCACGATCGATACGTCCTGGTGGACGCGCTACCGTAGCAGCACTCTCAATCCTGATTTCGGCGATACCTTCGCGCAAGCCGTTCCCGGCCTGAGCAATGGTCAGTTTCCGGCCATCCCGCGGAGCGATGCCGACCTGCAGCCAACGAACCACATCCAGGCAATCGCCAACACGGCGGCATTCCATTTCGGAACGATCGAGCAGGGCGGCAGCAGCCTGTATCCATCGCTGGCGCAGCGCGTCTCCAACGTGGAAGTGCTGCGCATCCTGCTCAGCATCGGGCCGACCGAGACCATGCACTTCCAAGTCTGGCACGACAAGGCGGGCAACGCGAAGCCGATCACGGATCCGACCAATGGGCTTACGTTTCCGAACCTGGGCGTCGCCGGCATCAGCGAGGACCTGCAGGCGAACCTGATCATGCCGGAGCCCACCATTTTTCTGAACCGCAGGTTCCCGCCGTGCTCGATCATTCGCCCAACCGAGACGAAGGGAGCCGCCATGGGGGCCGTGCGGGCTTTGTCAGCGGATGGCTTGTTCATCGGGCAATCGCCGGGATTCTTCACGCTGTTGCATCAGCTGGCGAACGAGGCCGATGAGGCGCGGCGAGAGGTCTGA
- a CDS encoding HlyD family type I secretion periplasmic adaptor subunit encodes MSDNELQSARRSIRLHLIVGLAVVAVLAGGLGGWASTTQISGALIAPGSIVVESNVKKVQHPTGGVVGEVLARDGDLVKAGDVVVRLDDTVTKANLAIVTKNLDGLWARAARLEAEQQGINKIVFPKMLLDRAADPDVKNVMVSESKLFDVRVTGRVGQKAQLRERVTQLNEEIAGLAAQEKAKDQEIALVEKELAGVRQLYDQHLVQISRLTTLERDAARLNGERAQYIASRAQAKGKITETELQIIQVDKDMVSEVSKDLRETNDKIGEFVERKVTAEDQLRRTDIRAPQNGMVLQSTVHTVGGVITAGDAIMMIVPQSDDLQVEAKVNPQDIDKLQIGQKTLLRLSAFNQRTTPELNGVVTRVSPDVTTDQRTGQSYYTIRVSMPPEEVARLGGANKLIPGMPAEAFVQTGDRTMLSYLIKPLSDQLMRAFREK; translated from the coding sequence ATGAGCGACAACGAGCTGCAGAGCGCGCGGCGTTCGATCCGGCTGCATTTGATCGTCGGGCTCGCGGTGGTCGCCGTTCTCGCCGGCGGGCTCGGCGGCTGGGCATCGACGACGCAGATCTCGGGCGCATTGATCGCGCCGGGATCGATCGTGGTCGAATCCAATGTCAAGAAAGTGCAGCATCCGACCGGCGGCGTGGTCGGCGAAGTGCTGGCGCGCGATGGCGATCTGGTCAAGGCCGGCGACGTTGTGGTGCGGCTCGATGACACCGTCACCAAGGCTAACCTTGCGATCGTCACCAAGAATCTCGACGGCTTATGGGCCCGGGCGGCGCGGCTCGAGGCCGAACAGCAGGGCATCAACAAGATCGTGTTTCCCAAAATGCTGCTCGATCGCGCCGCCGATCCCGATGTCAAGAACGTCATGGTCAGCGAGAGCAAATTGTTCGATGTCCGCGTCACCGGCAGGGTCGGGCAAAAGGCGCAGTTGCGCGAGCGGGTGACCCAGTTGAACGAGGAGATCGCGGGGCTGGCGGCACAGGAAAAGGCAAAGGACCAGGAAATCGCGCTGGTGGAAAAGGAACTCGCCGGCGTTCGCCAGCTCTACGACCAACATCTGGTGCAGATTTCGCGCCTGACCACGCTCGAGCGCGACGCCGCCAGGCTCAACGGCGAGCGCGCGCAATACATCGCCTCCCGTGCCCAGGCCAAGGGCAAGATCACCGAGACCGAATTGCAGATCATTCAGGTCGACAAGGACATGGTCAGCGAGGTGTCGAAGGATTTGCGCGAGACCAACGACAAGATCGGCGAATTCGTCGAGCGCAAGGTCACCGCCGAAGACCAGCTACGACGCACCGACATCCGCGCTCCGCAGAACGGCATGGTGCTGCAATCGACCGTGCACACCGTGGGCGGGGTGATCACCGCCGGCGACGCCATCATGATGATCGTGCCGCAAAGTGACGACCTTCAGGTCGAGGCCAAGGTCAACCCGCAGGATATCGACAAACTGCAGATCGGCCAGAAGACGCTACTGCGGCTGTCGGCCTTCAACCAGCGCACCACGCCGGAATTGAATGGCGTCGTCACCCGCGTCTCCCCCGACGTCACCACCGACCAGCGCACCGGGCAAAGCTACTACACCATCCGCGTCTCGATGCCGCCGGAAGAAGTCGCGCGCCTCGGCGGGGCCAACAAGCTGATCCCGGGCATGCCGGCCGAAGCTTTTGTCCAGACCGGCGACCGCACCATGCTGTCGTATCTGATAAAACCGCTGAGCGACCAGTTGATGCGGGCGTTCCGGGAGAAGTAG
- a CDS encoding type I secretion system permease/ATPase, translated as MAAVPGVRRSELGDALRACRNAFIGVGIMSCMINLLYLTGSLFMLEVYDRVLPSRSVPTLVGLAILAGGLYVAQGVLDLIRGRILGRIGTSLDEALNARVFDTIVRLPLMVGSRNEGLQPLRDLDNVRSFLGGLGPSAFFDLPWLPFYLAICFAFHVMIGLTALVGAIILVSLTVVTEFLSRAPAREAMGLAARRNDLAATSRRNAEVLVAMGMAGRLTRRWSEANEKYLEGNQRASDVSGGLGAIAKVLRMTLQSAVLAVGAYLVIHQEATAGIIIAGSILSARALAPVDLAIAHWKGFVAARQSWHRLNKLLGSLPARATPTLLQNPSSRLSVEAVSLVAPGDQKIIVQDVTFTLQAGNGLGVIGPSGSGKSSLVRALVGVWQPFRGKVRLDGAALDQWSSDVLGRHVGYLPQDVELFAGSVAQNICRFDPDAASATIIAAAKEAGVHEMIIKMRDGYDTQIGEQGAALSAGQAQRVALARALYDDPFLIVLDEPNSNLDTEGDEALTRAVRAARERGAIVVVVAHRPIGIEGVDQLLVLKDGRMQAFGPKETVLGQVLQRVAPPTPIKIVSEGGVAKS; from the coding sequence ATGGCAGCCGTTCCCGGTGTCCGGCGTTCCGAACTCGGTGATGCGCTGCGCGCCTGCCGCAACGCGTTCATCGGCGTCGGCATCATGAGTTGCATGATCAACCTTTTGTATCTGACCGGCTCGTTGTTCATGCTCGAGGTTTACGACCGGGTGCTGCCGAGCCGCAGCGTCCCGACGCTGGTCGGGTTGGCGATCCTCGCCGGCGGCCTGTACGTGGCGCAAGGCGTTCTCGACCTGATCCGGGGGCGGATTCTCGGGCGGATCGGAACCTCGCTCGATGAGGCGCTCAATGCGCGGGTATTCGATACCATCGTGCGGTTGCCGCTGATGGTCGGCAGCCGCAACGAGGGGCTGCAGCCGCTGCGCGATCTCGACAATGTCCGCTCATTCCTCGGCGGCCTGGGGCCGAGCGCGTTCTTCGACCTGCCATGGCTGCCGTTTTATCTCGCGATCTGTTTTGCCTTTCACGTCATGATCGGGCTGACCGCTTTGGTCGGCGCGATCATTCTGGTCTCGCTTACCGTCGTCACCGAATTTTTGTCGCGCGCGCCGGCCCGCGAGGCCATGGGGCTCGCCGCGCGCCGCAATGATCTCGCCGCCACCAGCCGGCGCAACGCCGAGGTGCTGGTCGCGATGGGAATGGCCGGGCGGCTGACCCGGCGCTGGAGCGAAGCCAACGAAAAATATCTCGAAGGCAATCAGCGCGCCAGCGACGTCTCCGGCGGTCTCGGGGCGATCGCGAAGGTCCTGCGGATGACCCTGCAGTCGGCGGTGCTCGCGGTCGGCGCCTATCTCGTGATTCATCAGGAGGCGACCGCCGGCATCATCATCGCGGGCTCGATCCTGAGCGCGCGCGCGCTGGCGCCGGTCGATCTCGCGATTGCGCATTGGAAAGGCTTTGTGGCCGCGCGCCAGAGCTGGCATCGGCTGAACAAGCTGCTGGGATCGTTGCCCGCACGCGCGACGCCGACGCTATTGCAAAACCCGTCGAGCCGGCTGTCGGTCGAGGCCGTCAGCCTCGTGGCGCCGGGCGACCAGAAAATTATCGTCCAGGACGTGACGTTTACGCTTCAAGCCGGAAATGGCCTCGGCGTCATCGGCCCGAGCGGATCCGGAAAATCTTCGCTGGTGCGCGCGCTGGTCGGCGTCTGGCAGCCGTTCCGCGGCAAGGTTCGCCTCGATGGTGCGGCGCTCGATCAGTGGTCGTCCGACGTGCTCGGCCGCCACGTCGGTTATCTGCCGCAGGATGTCGAATTGTTCGCAGGCTCCGTCGCCCAGAACATCTGCCGTTTCGATCCCGACGCCGCCTCCGCGACCATTATCGCTGCGGCGAAAGAGGCCGGCGTCCACGAGATGATCATCAAGATGCGCGACGGCTATGATACCCAGATCGGCGAGCAGGGGGCGGCGCTTTCGGCCGGCCAGGCACAGCGCGTGGCGCTGGCGCGGGCGCTCTACGACGATCCGTTCCTGATCGTGCTCGACGAGCCGAATTCCAATCTCGATACCGAGGGCGATGAGGCGCTGACGCGGGCGGTCCGCGCGGCGCGCGAGCGCGGCGCCATCGTGGTGGTGGTCGCGCACCGGCCGATCGGAATCGAGGGGGTCGATCAGCTTCTGGTCCTCAAGGACGGCCGCATGCAGGCCTTTGGCCCCAAGGAAACCGTGCTGGGTCAAGTGCTGCAGCGGGTTGCGCCGCCGACCCCGATCAAGATCGTCTCCGAAGGAGGCGTTGCCAAGTCATGA
- a CDS encoding GlsB/YeaQ/YmgE family stress response membrane protein, with protein sequence MYLSNEGIIVILFVGLVAGWLAGKIVRGTGFGIIGDIVVGIAGAFISSLIFPRLGFHLGSGIISEIIYSAIGAVVLLLIVRLVRRGGRF encoded by the coding sequence ATGTATCTGTCCAATGAAGGCATTATCGTTATTCTGTTCGTCGGCCTGGTGGCGGGCTGGCTGGCCGGCAAGATCGTGCGCGGCACCGGCTTCGGCATCATCGGCGATATTGTGGTCGGCATCGCCGGCGCGTTCATTTCCAGCCTGATATTTCCCAGGCTCGGCTTCCACCTCGGCTCGGGCATCATCTCGGAGATCATCTATTCCGCGATCGGCGCCGTCGTGCTGTTGTTGATCGTGCGGCTGGTCCGAAGGGGGGGCCGGTTCTAG
- a CDS encoding ABC transporter ATP-binding protein: MTNLVDVTGLNIRFTGDRIVHAVNDLSFSLGEGEVLGLLGESGSGKSVTLRALMRLLPRKRTQISGSVRVLGRDVLALGDEELSAFRGQTVSMIFQEPALALDPVYTIGAQIAESVMRHEGKSQTDATARALEMLEVVRIPSAKRRLDAYPHEMSGGMRQRAMIALALACKPKILLADEPTTALDATVQIQILLLLRELQREFGMSVIFVTHDIGVAIEICDRVAVMYAGEIVEQGALGQIVRAPIHPYARGLLAATVHGAKRGQRLETIPGTPPSLDKAPSSCSFAPRCSFAEARCVEQRPPNVQAGQGRIARCILAEAAVAG, translated from the coding sequence ATGACCAACCTCGTCGATGTCACTGGCCTCAACATTCGCTTCACCGGCGATCGCATTGTGCATGCGGTCAACGATCTCAGCTTTTCACTGGGCGAAGGCGAAGTGCTCGGGCTGCTCGGCGAGTCCGGGTCGGGCAAGAGCGTGACCTTGCGCGCGCTGATGCGGCTATTGCCCAGGAAGCGGACGCAAATCTCGGGCAGCGTCAGGGTGCTCGGACGCGACGTGCTGGCGCTCGGCGACGAGGAACTGTCGGCGTTTCGCGGCCAGACCGTCTCGATGATCTTTCAGGAGCCGGCCCTCGCACTCGATCCGGTCTACACCATCGGGGCGCAGATCGCGGAAAGCGTGATGCGCCACGAAGGCAAGAGCCAGACGGATGCGACGGCGCGCGCGCTGGAAATGCTGGAAGTGGTGCGGATTCCCTCCGCCAAACGCCGTCTCGATGCCTATCCGCACGAAATGTCCGGCGGCATGCGGCAGCGCGCCATGATCGCGCTGGCGCTCGCCTGCAAGCCAAAGATACTGCTCGCGGATGAGCCGACCACCGCGCTCGATGCCACCGTGCAGATCCAGATCTTGCTGCTGTTGCGCGAATTGCAGCGCGAGTTCGGCATGTCCGTCATCTTCGTCACCCACGACATCGGGGTCGCGATCGAAATCTGCGACCGCGTCGCGGTGATGTATGCCGGAGAGATCGTCGAGCAGGGCGCGCTCGGCCAGATCGTGCGCGCGCCGATCCACCCTTATGCGCGCGGCTTGCTCGCCGCAACCGTCCATGGCGCCAAGCGCGGCCAGCGGCTGGAAACCATCCCGGGGACGCCGCCTTCGCTCGACAAGGCGCCGAGCAGTTGTTCTTTTGCACCGCGCTGCAGCTTCGCCGAAGCCCGCTGCGTCGAGCAGCGGCCGCCCAACGTCCAGGCCGGACAGGGGCGGATCGCAAGATGCATCCTCGCCGAAGCGGCCGTCGCGGGCTAG
- a CDS encoding Asp-tRNA(Asn)/Glu-tRNA(Gln) amidotransferase GatCAB subunit A, with translation MSAEPALLSLTEVARSISKKELSSREATQSCLERIKQWQPHLNAFMAIEADDALAAADAADAALARGKVSGALHGVPLAHKDMYYDAGKVVTCGSKIRRDFVPATTSTALQRLKDAGTIRLGSLQMVEFAYGPTGHNSHYGAVHNPFALDHITGGSSSGSGSAVAARLTFAALGSDTGGSIRMPAHFCGVTGLKTTYGRISRAGAMPLSQSLDTVGPLARTVEDCALLLGLMAGADPEDPTAIASPIPDYMAATREPMRGLTIGVPTSFYVDDLDPEVARVLDETIATLKREGANVVQVELPDQRQLTAAAQLIVAVEAASFHKRWLIERPQDYGPQVLMRLQNGLAIPGVSYLEALRWRGPALSAHMAATAGVDAVIAPAAPVPAPTIAESDVGNSPDAESVIHRLTRFTRPINYLGLPSLSIPSGFTRNGLPVGMQLIGRSFDEATLLRIGAAFQRVTDFHARVPKLA, from the coding sequence ATGAGCGCAGAACCGGCATTGCTGTCTTTGACCGAAGTCGCGCGGTCGATTTCGAAAAAAGAACTGTCTTCGCGCGAGGCGACGCAGTCCTGCCTTGAGAGAATCAAGCAATGGCAGCCGCATCTCAACGCCTTCATGGCGATCGAAGCCGACGACGCACTCGCCGCGGCCGATGCCGCCGACGCGGCATTGGCGCGGGGCAAGGTCAGCGGCGCGCTGCATGGCGTGCCCCTGGCGCACAAGGACATGTATTACGACGCCGGCAAGGTCGTCACCTGCGGCTCGAAAATCCGCCGCGATTTTGTCCCGGCGACGACCTCGACCGCGCTGCAGCGGCTAAAGGATGCCGGCACGATCCGGCTCGGCTCGCTGCAGATGGTGGAGTTCGCCTATGGCCCGACCGGCCACAATTCGCATTACGGCGCGGTGCATAATCCCTTCGCGCTCGATCACATCACCGGCGGCTCATCGTCGGGATCGGGCTCGGCGGTTGCAGCAAGGCTGACATTTGCGGCGCTCGGCTCGGACACCGGCGGCTCGATCCGGATGCCCGCGCATTTCTGCGGCGTCACCGGATTGAAGACGACCTATGGAAGGATCAGCCGCGCCGGCGCGATGCCGCTGTCGCAGTCGCTCGACACTGTCGGGCCGCTGGCGCGCACAGTTGAGGATTGCGCGCTGCTGCTCGGCCTGATGGCGGGCGCCGACCCAGAGGATCCCACCGCGATCGCGAGCCCCATCCCGGATTACATGGCCGCGACGCGAGAACCGATGAGGGGTCTCACTATCGGCGTGCCAACTTCGTTCTATGTCGACGATCTCGACCCTGAAGTGGCGCGCGTCCTCGATGAGACCATCGCGACCCTCAAGCGCGAAGGCGCGAATGTCGTTCAGGTTGAACTGCCGGACCAGCGCCAGCTCACCGCGGCCGCTCAGCTTATTGTCGCCGTCGAAGCAGCCAGCTTCCACAAGCGATGGCTGATCGAGCGCCCGCAGGACTATGGCCCGCAGGTTCTGATGCGCCTGCAGAACGGGCTTGCGATCCCCGGCGTGTCCTATCTCGAAGCGCTGCGCTGGCGCGGCCCGGCGCTGTCGGCGCACATGGCGGCAACCGCCGGCGTTGATGCCGTGATCGCGCCGGCGGCGCCCGTCCCGGCTCCGACCATCGCCGAGAGCGACGTCGGCAACAGCCCGGATGCGGAAAGCGTGATCCACCGGCTGACGCGCTTTACCCGCCCGATCAATTATCTCGGCCTGCCGTCGCTTTCGATCCCCTCGGGTTTTACCCGCAATGGACTTCCCGTCGGCATGCAGCTGATCGGCCGCTCATTCGACGAGGCCACGTTGTTACGCATCGGGGCGGCGTTCCAGCGCGTAACCGATTTCCACGCCCGCGTGCCAAAACTCGCATGA
- a CDS encoding ABC transporter ATP-binding protein, giving the protein MNQTNTPVELLEPIEDRGGAAQPLLQVNGLTKHFPVRGDLFSKRKTVRAVDDVSFSIAKGETVGIVGESGCGKSTTARLLMHLMTRDSGDIIYDGMSVGRALSLRELRRAMQMVFQDSYASLNPRLTIEESIAFGPKVHGMADSAARALARELLGKVGLRPETFANRYPHEISGGQRQRVNIARALALSPRLVILDEAVSALDKSVEAQVLNLLVDLKREFGLTYLFISHDLNVVRYISDRVLVMYLGEVVELGPVDQVWDAPAHPYTKALLAAMPSSDPDNRTETPPISGDPPNPIDPPSGCRFHTRCPYAEPLCANATPKLNHIDRMGHQAACYMAIPGSGHSRAPAKE; this is encoded by the coding sequence ATGAACCAAACCAACACACCGGTCGAACTGCTTGAGCCGATCGAGGACCGCGGCGGCGCGGCGCAGCCGCTGCTGCAGGTCAACGGACTGACAAAACATTTTCCGGTGCGCGGCGATCTCTTCAGCAAGCGCAAGACGGTGCGCGCGGTCGACGATGTGTCGTTTTCCATCGCCAAGGGCGAAACCGTCGGCATCGTCGGCGAATCCGGCTGCGGCAAGTCGACCACTGCGCGGCTGTTGATGCATCTGATGACGCGCGATTCCGGCGACATCATCTATGACGGCATGTCGGTCGGCCGCGCGCTGTCGCTGCGCGAGCTGCGCCGCGCCATGCAGATGGTGTTTCAGGACAGCTACGCCTCGCTCAATCCGCGCCTGACGATCGAGGAATCGATCGCGTTCGGCCCAAAAGTCCACGGCATGGCAGACAGCGCCGCGCGGGCGCTGGCGCGCGAGCTGCTCGGCAAGGTCGGTTTGCGGCCGGAAACTTTTGCAAATCGCTATCCGCATGAGATTTCGGGCGGACAGCGCCAGCGCGTCAATATCGCCCGCGCGCTGGCGCTGTCGCCGCGCCTGGTGATCCTGGACGAAGCGGTATCGGCGCTCGACAAATCGGTCGAGGCGCAGGTGCTCAATCTCCTGGTCGATCTCAAGCGCGAGTTCGGGCTGACCTACCTCTTCATCAGCCACGATCTCAACGTGGTGCGCTACATCTCCGACCGGGTGCTCGTGATGTATCTCGGCGAAGTCGTCGAACTCGGGCCGGTCGACCAGGTGTGGGACGCGCCGGCGCATCCCTACACCAAGGCGCTATTGGCAGCGATGCCGTCTTCCGATCCGGACAACCGCACTGAAACGCCGCCGATCTCGGGCGACCCGCCCAACCCGATCGATCCGCCCTCGGGCTGCCGGTTTCACACCCGTTGTCCGTACGCGGAGCCGCTCTGCGCAAATGCAACGCCAAAACTTAACCACATCGATAGAATGGGGCATCAGGCCGCGTGCTACATGGCGATCCCGGGCTCGGGACATAGCCGCGCGCCGGCAAAGGAGTGA